The following DNA comes from Ignavibacteria bacterium.
AACGGAGACACGCAACTCAAAGAATCACTGCATATTATGGTGTAAGTATTTTACTTGGTTTAATACTTGGGGATAATCCAACTCAATTGGCTGAACTTGTTGCAAACTTATTCACAGGACTAGCATTTCTTGCCAACAGCCGAGCTAACGAAGATGATTCAGATGATTATTCAATTCGATATTTGAAATCGACAAAATATTATCCCGGCGGTGTAAAATTCTTCTTTGAGAAAATGAGAGACGATGGATTAGTTTCTTCCGGCAATTCTCAAATTCTGACTTTTCTTTCCACTCATCCGGATCCGGTTGAGCGGATTAAATCAGCAGATGATAGATTAACCTCGCAGGGATTAAAAGTTATTCCTTGGACCTCGAACGATGCTGATGTTTTCCGAGGGAGCTACACAACGAATATTAAAAACAGACTCAGATAAATCAGGAGGATAAGATAATGTTCAAAGACAATAAGTTTATTCTGCCTTCAGCAATTTTAGGTTTATTTTTTCTTATTTCAATTTTCGTAATTGCATCTGCCTGGCGAAATCACACTCGTTCAAATCAGACTATATCGGTCACAGGTTCGGCAAAAATGGATATCGTTTCTGATTTTGCGGTGTTGAGAGGAACTCTCTCATCACAAGCAAATACAGCAGCAGAATCTTTCCGGCTGCTGAATGGACAGAAACCAAGCTTACTGGATTTTCTGACCAAATACGGATTCCCAAAAGAAAAAATAACTTTTCAAACTGTAAACAGCTATCCGCTCTATGAAATCACTTCAACCGGTGTACAAACAGGAAATGTCAGAGCTTACGTTTATTCACAAAGGTTTGAATTAATGTCGGACGATGTGACTAAAGTCCAAAGTCTTTCACTCGACATAAGCAGTCTTGTCGAAAAAGGAGTGAACATCTCTGTCGATAT
Coding sequences within:
- a CDS encoding peptidase M48, whose translation is MKKIIFFSLIITSLSFLSCSESGINLFSDQDEVNLGAQVDAEIRSNPAEFPIYTADPYVKNYINSNIFIPILNSPEVKKRGVYNYNLEIIKNDTTLNAFATPGGYVYLYTGILKYLDSEAALAGVLGHEIAHAERRHATQRITAYYGVSILLGLILGDNPTQLAELVANLFTGLAFLANSRANEDDSDDYSIRYLKSTKYYPGGVKFFFEKMRDDGLVSSGNSQILTFLSTHPDPVERIKSADDRLTSQGLKVIPWTSNDADVFRGSYTTNIKNRLR
- a CDS encoding SIMPL domain-containing protein → MFKDNKFILPSAILGLFFLISIFVIASAWRNHTRSNQTISVTGSAKMDIVSDFAVLRGTLSSQANTAAESFRLLNGQKPSLLDFLTKYGFPKEKITFQTVNSYPLYEITSTGVQTGNVRAYVYSQRFELMSDDVTKVQSLSLDISSLVEKGVNISVDMPEYHYTKLADLKIQIQAEAAKDAMNRAEKIAEATGSSLGSMRSARMGVLQITPKFSNMVSDYGVNDLSSIEKEITAVVSAAFEIR